A window of Coregonus clupeaformis isolate EN_2021a chromosome 28, ASM2061545v1, whole genome shotgun sequence contains these coding sequences:
- the LOC123482138 gene encoding homocysteine-responsive endoplasmic reticulum-resident ubiquitin-like domain member 2 protein — MDPGAVDSPVTLVIKAPNQKYDDQTINCFLNWTVEKLKSHISNVYPSKPSSKDQRLVYSGHLLQDHLQLRDVLRKQEGYHMMHLVCASRSPPASPTPRSSAPSPVTSDPSSSSGSSDSAGSTSQATTPNQDSQSASSSVAGSYDGLRHRGGFPQFNPQNPTSTAITQWPDGTQVPVQGGMAAGVPPHPMYMPMQVLWWQQMYARHYYMQYQAAVAASQPPSPPSPTLSPQPAQPNEAPPPRGPNPAPNPIPEDRPANPNIQMNAQGGAVLDEDELNRDWLDWMYTVSRAAILLSIVYFYSSFGRFVMVIGAMLLVFLHRAGWFPFRPELQNPRGGGGGAGLAHQDEAERHQDIQEMERIMDEGLEDEEGDSGEEGPEDPAAPAAPRHHGFLAAAWSFISTFFTSLIPEGPPQPAN, encoded by the exons ATGGACCCAGGAGCAGTTGACAGTCCCGTCACCTTAGTCATCAAGGCCCCCAACCAGAAGTATGACGACCAGACAATAAACTGTTTTCTCAACTGGacggtggagaaactgaagagtCACATCTCTAATGTGTACCCAAGCAAGCCG TCATCCAAGGATCAGCGGCTGGTATACTCGGGTCATCTCCTCCAGGACCACCTGCAGCTGAGGGATGTCCTCAGGAAG CAGGAGGGTTATCACATGATGCACCTGGTGTGTGCCTCCCGTAGCCCCCCAGCGTCGCCCACGCCCCGCAGCTCCGCCCCCAGCCCTGTGACCTCTGACCCCAGCTCCAGCTCTGGG AGTTCAGACAGTGCTGGCTCCACCTCCCAAGCCACGACACCAAATCAGGACAGTCAGTCCGCCTCCTCCTCAGTAGCAGGAAGTTATGATGGACTAAGGCATCGTGGAGGCTTCCCCCAATTTAACCCTCAAAATCCTACCTCCACTGCTATAACGCAATG GCCAGATGGGACGCAGGTCCCAGTACAGGGGGGTATGGCTGCAGgtgtgcccccccaccccatgtaCATGCCCATGCAGGTCCTCTGGTGGCAGCAGATGTATGCACGCCACTACTACATGCAATA tcaaGCAGCAGTGGCAGCCTCacagcccccctccccccccagTCCCACCCTCTCCCCCCAACCCGCACAGCCCAATGAAGCTCCGCCTCCCCGGGGGCCTAACCCCGCCCCTAACCCCATCCCAGAGGACAGGCCGGCCAATCCCAACATCCAGATGAATGCCCAGGGTGGGGCCGTACTTGACGAGGACGAGTTGAACCGTGATTGGCTGGACTGGATGTACACGGTCTCCCGCGCCGCCATCTTGCTCAGCATCGTGTATTTCTACTCCTCCTTTGGCCGCTTCGTCATGGTGATAGGCGCCATGCTGCTCGTCTTCTT GCACAGGGCTGGTTGGTTCCCTTTTAGGCCAGAGCTGCAGAAccccagaggaggtggaggaggagcggGGTTAGCTCATCAGGATGAGGCAGAGAGACACCAGGACATCCAGGAGATG GAGCGGATCATGGATGAAGGGCTGGAGGATGAGGAGGGCGACAGTGGAGAGGAAGGCCCAGAGGACCCGGCAGCCCCCGCTGCCCCCCGCCACCACGGCTTCCTGGCCGCCGCCTGGTCCTTCATCAGCACCTTCTTCACCTCCCTCATCCCAGAGGGACCCCCCCAACCCGCCAACTAA